The following proteins are co-located in the Apium graveolens cultivar Ventura chromosome 5, ASM990537v1, whole genome shotgun sequence genome:
- the LOC141660410 gene encoding uncharacterized protein LOC141660410, with translation MPPKRGGKPLVNKGSTNGPNQGGVNANAPPDPNNSIVRLEELLNQHRQNQPPVAGAPPARQAQNVATFKSFKSLNPPEFHGTSYPIAARVWLREIKKTFEIVGVENDKKTLFAAYMLKEEANYWWEAKRNLEGTTVISWDRFMEIFLEKYFPRHMEAQMELKFLQLKQDSMTAAEYENKFSELSRFVPHYVDTDAKRTRCFQQGMTPWIQNKVAVLEILDYATLV, from the coding sequence ATGCCACCAAAAAGAGGAGGTAAACCCTTAGTTAACAAAGGTTCAACCAATGGACCCAACCAAGGCGGAGTAAATGCTAACGCTCCACCAGATCCTAATAATTCCATAGTCAGACTGGAAGAATTACTCAACCAGCATCGTCAGAACCAACCACCAGTAGCTGGGGCTCCGCCAGCAAGGCAAGCCCAAAATGTTGCCACCTTTAAGTCCTTCAAATCCTTGAACCCTCCAGAGTTTCATGGGACATCTTACCCTATTGCTGCTAGGGTTTGGCTTAGGGAGATTAAGAAGACCTTTGAAATTGTTGGTGTCGAAAATGATAAGAAGACTTTGTTTGCGGCCTATATGCTCAAAGaagaagctaactattggtgggaggcTAAGAGAAACTTAGAAGGGACAACAGTGATTTCTTGGGACAGGTTTATGGAAATATTCTTAGAAAAGTACTTTCCCCGACATATGGAAgctcaaatggaattgaagtttctTCAATTAAAGCAAGATAGTATGACTGCGGCAGAGTATGAGAATAAATTCTCTGAACTATCTAGGTTTGTACCACATTATGTTGACACTGATGCGAAGAGAACTAGATGTTTCCAGCAAGGGATGACGCCCTGGATCCAGAACAAAGTTGCTGTATTAGAGATTTTAGATTATGCCACACTGGTGTAG